In a single window of the Pongo abelii isolate AG06213 chromosome 1, NHGRI_mPonAbe1-v2.0_pri, whole genome shotgun sequence genome:
- the DENND4B gene encoding DENN domain-containing protein 4B isoform X4: MAEERPPRLVDYFVVAGLAGNGAPIPEETWVPEPSGPLRPPRPAEPITDVAVIARALGEEVPQGYTCIQASAGGHPLELSAGLLGGTQPVICYRRGRDKPPLVELGVLYEGKERPKPGFQVLDTTPYSHSANLSPPGPGHPRTYLTYRRAAEGAGLHALGVTDLCLVLPSKGEGTPHTYCRLPRNLNPGMWGPAVYLCYKVGLAKANTLVYEAELLGRYPEEDNEAFPLPESVPVFCLPMGATIECWPAQTKYPVPVFSTFVLTGAAGDKVYGAALQFYEAFSRARLSERQARALGLLSAVERGRALGGRAVRSRRAIAVLSRWPAFPAFRAFLTFLYRYSVSGPHRLPLEAHISHFIHNVPFPSPQRPRILVQMSPYDNLLLCQPVSSPLPLSGASFLQLLQSLGPELAITLLLAVLTEHKLLVHSLRPDLLTSVCEALVSMIFPLHWQCPYIPLCPLVLADVLSAPVPFIVGIHSSYFDLHDPPADVICVDLDTNTLFQTEEKKLLSPRTLPRRPYKVLLATLTNLYQQLDQTYTGPEEEASLEFLLTDYEAVCGRRARLEREVQGAFLRFMACLLKGYRVFLRPLTQAPSEGARDVDNLFFLQGFLKSRERSSHKLYSQLLHTQMFSQFIEECSFGSARHAALEFFDSCVDKVHPEQEKPEPTPLVELEELSGSELTVFITPPEEPPIPEGSESTPQYCYDGFPELRAELFESLQEQPGALPVPGPSRSAPSSPAPRRTKQEMKVAQRMAQKSAAVPELWARCLLGHCYGLWFLCLPAYVRSAPSRVQALHTAYHVLRQMESGKVVLPDEVCYRVLMQLCSHYGQPVLSVRVMLEMRQAGIVPNTITYGYYNKAVLESKWPSGTPGGRLRWAKLRNVVLGAAQFRQPLRERQQQQQQQEQVSAHQEAGSSQAEPYLERPSPTRPLQRQTTWAGRSLRDPASPPGRLVKSGSLGSARGAQPTVEAGVAHMIEALGVLEPRGSPVPWHDGSLSDLSLTGEEPVPGGSPGGSGSALSAQSTEALEGLSGRGPKAGGRQDEAGTPRRGLGARLQQLLTPSRHSPASRIPPPELPPDLPPPARRNPMDSLLHPRERPGSTASESSASLGSEWDLSESSLSNLSLRRSSERLSDTPGSFQSPSLEILLSSCSLCRACDSLVYDEEIMAGWAPDDSNLNTTCPFCACPFVPLLSVQTLDSRPSVPSPKSAGASGSKDAPVPGGPGPVLSDRRLCLALDEPQLCNGHMGGASRRVESGAWAYLSPLVLRKELESLVENEGSEVLALPELPSAHPIIFWNLLWYFQRLRLPSILPGLVLASCDGPSHPQAPSPWLTPDPASVQVRLLWDVLTPDPNSCPPLYVLWRVHSQIPQRVVWPGPVPASLSLALLESVLRHVGLNEVHKAVGLLLETLGPPPTGLHLQRGIYREILFLTMAALGKDHVDIVAFDKKYKSAFNKLASSMGKEELRQRRAQMPTPKAIDCRKCFGAPPEC, from the exons ATGGCGGAGGAGCGGCCCCCCCGGCTGGTGGATTACTTCGTGGTAGCTGGGCTTGCAGGGAACGGAGCACCCATCCCTGAGGAAACGTGGGTTCCTGAACCCAGTGGGCCCCTGCGCCCTCCCCGGCCAGCTGAGCCCATCACAGATGTGGCAGTCATCGCTAGGGCACTGGGCGAGGAAGTGCCCCAGGGCTACACATGCATCCAGGCTTCTGCTGGGGGCCACCCCTTGGAACTCAGTGCTGGGCTTCTTGGTGGAACTCAGCCCGTCATCTGCTACCGCAGGGGCCGTGACAAGCCCCCCCTCGTTGAGCTGGG GGTGTTGTATGAGGGGAAGGAACGTCCCAAGCCTGGCTTCCAAGTGCTTGACACGACACCCTACAGCCACTCAGCAAACCTGTCCCCTCCAGGCCCCGGGCACCCCCGCACCTACCTCACTTACCGGCGGGCAGCAGAGGGGGCAGGGCTGCATGCCCTGGGCGTCACTGACCTCTGCCTGGTGCTGCCCAGTAAGGGCGAGGGCACTCCTCATACTTACTGCCGGCTGCCCCGCAACCTCAACCCTGGCATG TGGGGCCCAGCAGTGTACCTGTGCTATAAGGTGGGCCTGGCGAAGGCCAACACGCTGGTGTACGAGGCAG AGCTGCTGGGCCGCTACCCGGAGGAGGACAATGAGGCGTTCCCGCTGCCCGAGTCAGTGCCCGTCTTCTGCCTGCCCATGGGGGCCACTATCGAGTGCTGGCCTGCCCAGACCAAGTACCCCGTGCCCGTCTTCTCCACCTTTGTGCTCACGGGTGCTGCTGGTGATAAG GTGTATGGTGCCGCCCTGCAATTCTACGAGGCGTTCTCAAGGGCCAGGCTGTCAGAGCGACAGGCACGGGCACTGGGCCTGCTGAGCGCCGTGGAGCGGGGTCGGGCACTGGGGGGCAGAGCTGTGCGCAGCCGGCGCGCCATCGCTGTGCTGTCCCGCTGGCCTGCCTTCCCTGCCTTCCGCGCTTTCCTCACCTTCCTTTACCGCTACTCCGTCTCAGGCCCCCACCGCCTACCCTTGGAAGC gcacATCTCCCACTTCATTCACAAcgtccccttcccttccccacagAGACCCCGCATCCTAGTGCAG ATGTCTCCCTATGACAACTTGCTCCTCTGTCAGCCTGTATCCTCACCCCTGCCCCTCAG TGGTGCCAGCTTCCTGCAGCTGCTGCAGAGCCTGGGCCCTGAGCTGGCTATCACACTGCTGCTGGCTGTGCTCACAGAGCACAAGCTGCTGGTCCACTCTCTGCGGCCAGACCTGCTCACCAGCGTCTGCGAGGCCCTCGTCTCG ATGATCTTCCCACTGCACTGGCAGTGCCCCTACATTCCTCTGTGCCCGCTGGTGCTGGCAGATGTGCTGAGTGCCCCAGTGCCCTTCATTGTGGGTATCCACTCCAGCTACTTTGATCTGCATGACCCGCCTGCTGATGTCATCTGTGTCGACCTTGATACCAACACGCTCTTCCA GACTGAGGAAAAGAAGCTCCTCTCCCCTCGGACCCTGCCCCGCAGACCCTACAAGGTTCTGCTGGCCACACTGACAAACCTGTACCAGCAGCTGGACCAGA CATACACAGGACCTGAGGAGGAGGCATCCCTGGAGTTCCTACTGACAGACTACGAGGCAGTGTGTGGCCGCAGGGCCCGGCTGGAGCGCGAAGTCCAAGGAGCGTTCCTCCGCTTTATGGCCTGTCTGCTCAAGGGCTACCGGGTCTTCCTGCGCCCACTCACCCAGGCCCCCTCCGAGGGAGCTCGTGATGTTGACAACCTTTTCTTCCTGCAGG GCTTCCTCAAATCCCGGGAACGCTCCAGCCACAAACTTTACTCTCAGCTGCTGCACACACAGATGTTCTCACAGTTCATTGAGGAGTGCTCTTTTGGCTCTGCTCGCCATGCTGCCCTTGAATTCTTTGACTCTTGTGTTGACAAG GTCCACCCAGAGCAGGAGAAGCCTGAGCCGACACCCTTAGTAGAGCTAGAGGAGCTGTCAGGAAGTGAGCTCACTGTCTTTATCACACCTCCCGAGGAGCCTCCCATACCAGAGGGCAGTGAATCCACTCCCCAGTACTG CTACGATGGATTCCCAGAACTACGGGCTGAGTTGTTTGAGTCTCTTCAAGAGCAACCTGGGGCCCTGCCTGTGCCAGGCCCTTCCCGTAGCGCCCCCAGCAGTCCTGCTCCTCGCCGTACCAAACAG gagatgaaggttgcacaGCGGATGGCACAGAAGTCAGCAGCTGTGCCTGAGCTGTGGGCCCGGTGCCTGCTGGGGCACTGCTATGGGCTGTGGTTCCTGTGTCTGCCTGCCTATGTGCGGTCAGCACCCTCCCGAGTGCAGGCACTGCACACAGCCTACCATGTGTTGCGCCAGATGGAGAGCGGCAAGGTGGTGCTCCCTGATGAG GTGTGTTACCGGGTACTGATGCAGCTCTGCTCACACTATGGGCAGCCTGTGCTGTCTGTGCGGGTCATGCTGGAGATGCGGCAGGCAGGCATTGTGCCCAACACCATCACCTATGGCTACTACAATAAG GCTGTGTTGGAAAGCAAGTGGCCGTCTGGCACACCAGGTGGGCGTCTGCGCTGGGCCAAGCTCCGGAATGTTGTCCTGGGGGCTGCTCAGTTCCGTCAGCCCTTGAGAGAAcggcaacagcagcagcagcagcaggagcaggtgTCAGCACATCAAGAGGCAGGCAGCTCCCAGGCAG AGCCCTATTTGGAGCGCCCTTCCCCTACTCGCCCTCTTCAGCGCCAGACTACTTGGGCTGGGCGAAGTCTGAGAGACCCAGCCTCACCCCCTGGACGCCTGGTGAAGAGTGGTAGCCTGGGCAGTGCCCGAGGGGCACAGCCCACTGTGGAGGCCGGTGTGGCCCACA TGATAGAGGccttgggggtcctggaacccCGGGGATCACCTGTGCCCTGGCACGATGGAAGTCTCTCAGACCTGAGCCTGACGGGGGAGGAGCCGGTCCCTGGAGGCAGCCCAGGGGGCTCAGGCTCAGCCCTGAGTGCCCAGTCCACTGAGGCCCTGGAAGGGCTAAGTGGGCGGGGACCCAAGGCTGGTGGGCGACAGGATGAGGCAGGCACCCCCCGACGAGGGCTGGGTGCCCGCCTCCAACAGCTGCTCACTCCTTCCCGCCACTCCCCCGCCTCCCGCATTCCCCCACCTGAGCTGCCTCCTGACCTGCCTCCCCCAGCCCGCCGCAACCCCATGGACAGTCTTCTGCACCCCCGGGAGCGCCCTGGATCCACTGCATCCGAG AGCTCAGCCTCTCTGGGCAGTGAGTGGGACCTCTCAGAATCTTCTCTCAGCAACCTAAGTCTTCGCCGTTCCTCGGAGCGCCTCAGTGACACCCCTGGATCCTTCCAGTCACCTTCCCTGGAA ATTCTGCTGTCCAGCTGCTCCCTGTGCCGTGCCTGTGATTCACTGGTGTACGATGAGGAAATCATGGCTGGCTGGGCACCTGATGACTCTAACCTCAACACAACCTGCCCCTTCTGCGCCTGCCCCTTTGTGCCCCTGCTCAGTGTCCAGACCCTTGATTCCCGGCCCAG TGTCCCCAGCCCCAAGTCTGCTGGTGCCAGTGGCAGCAAAGATGCTCCTGTCCCTGGAGGTCCTGGCCCTGTGCTCAGCGACCGCAGGCTCTGCCTTGCTCTGGATGAGCCCCAGCTCTGCAACGGGCACATGGGG GGAGCCTCCCGACGGGTTGAGAGTGGGGCATGGGCATACCTGAGCCCCCTGGTGCTGCGTAAGGAGCTGGAGTCGCTGGTAGAGAATGAGGGCAGTGAGGTGCTGGCGTTGCCTGAACTGCCCTCTGCCCACCCCATCATCTTCTGGAACCTTTTGTGGTATTTCCAACGGCTACGCCTGCCCAGTATTCTACCAGGCCTGGTGCTGGCCTCCTGTGATGGGCCTTCGCACCCCCAG GCCCCATCTCCTTGGCTAACCCCTGATCCAGCCTCTGTTCAGGTACGGCTGCTGTGGGATGTACTGACCCCTGACCCCAATAGCTGCCCACCTCTCTATGTGCTCTGGAGGGTCCACA GCCAGATCCCCCAGCGGGTGGTATGGCCAGGCCCAGTACCTGCATCCCTTAGTTTGGCACTGTTGGAGTCAGTGCTGCGCCATGTTGGACTCAATGAAGTGCACAAGGCTGTGGGGCTCCTGCTGGAAACTCTAGGGCCCCCACCCACTGGCCTGCACCTGCAGAG GGGAATCTACCGTGAGATATTATTCCTGACAATGGCTGCTCTGGGCAAGGACCACGTGGACATAG TGGCCTTCGATAAGAAGTACAAGTCTGCCTTTAACAAGCTGGCCAGCAGCATGGGCAAGGAGGAGCTGAGGCAGCGGCGGGCACAGATGCCCACTCCCAAGGCCATTGACTGCCGAAAATGTTTTGGAGCACCTCCAGAATGCTAG
- the DENND4B gene encoding DENN domain-containing protein 4B isoform X3, producing MAEERPPRLVDYFVVAGLAGNGAPIPEETWVPEPSGPLRPPRPAEPITDVAVIARALGEEVPQGYTCIQASAGGHPLELSAGLLGGTQPVICYRRGRDKPPLVELGVLYEGKERPKPGFQVLDTTPYSHSANLSPPGPGHPRTYLTYRRAAEGAGLHALGVTDLCLVLPSKGEGTPHTYCRLPRNLNPGMSCWAATRRRTMRRSRCPSQCPSSACPWGPLSSAGLPRPSTPCPSSPPLCSRVLLVIRWVCGVWQGVRAMQGLPDYPSALCQVYGAALQFYEAFSRARLSERQARALGLLSAVERGRALGGRAVRSRRAIAVLSRWPAFPAFRAFLTFLYRYSVSGPHRLPLEAHISHFIHNVPFPSPQRPRILVQMSPYDNLLLCQPVSSPLPLSGASFLQLLQSLGPELAITLLLAVLTEHKLLVHSLRPDLLTSVCEALVSMIFPLHWQCPYIPLCPLVLADVLSAPVPFIVGIHSSYFDLHDPPADVICVDLDTNTLFQTEEKKLLSPRTLPRRPYKVLLATLTNLYQQLDQTYTGPEEEASLEFLLTDYEAVCGRRARLEREVQGAFLRFMACLLKGYRVFLRPLTQAPSEGARDVDNLFFLQGFLKSRERSSHKLYSQLLHTQMFSQFIEECSFGSARHAALEFFDSCVDKVHPEQEKPEPTPLVELEELSGSELTVFITPPEEPPIPEGSESTPQYCYDGFPELRAELFESLQEQPGALPVPGPSRSAPSSPAPRRTKQEMKVAQRMAQKSAAVPELWARCLLGHCYGLWFLCLPAYVRSAPSRVQALHTAYHVLRQMESGKVVLPDEVCYRVLMQLCSHYGQPVLSVRVMLEMRQAGIVPNTITYGYYNKAVLESKWPSGTPGGRLRWAKLRNVVLGAAQFRQPLRERQQQQQQQEQVSAHQEAGSSQAEPYLERPSPTRPLQRQTTWAGRSLRDPASPPGRLVKSGSLGSARGAQPTVEAGVAHMIEALGVLEPRGSPVPWHDGSLSDLSLTGEEPVPGGSPGGSGSALSAQSTEALEGLSGRGPKAGGRQDEAGTPRRGLGARLQQLLTPSRHSPASRIPPPELPPDLPPPARRNPMDSLLHPRERPGSTASESSASLGSEWDLSESSLSNLSLRRSSERLSDTPGSFQSPSLEILLSSCSLCRACDSLVYDEEIMAGWAPDDSNLNTTCPFCACPFVPLLSVQTLDSRPSVPSPKSAGASGSKDAPVPGGPGPVLSDRRLCLALDEPQLCNGHMGGASRRVESGAWAYLSPLVLRKELESLVENEGSEVLALPELPSAHPIIFWNLLWYFQRLRLPSILPGLVLASCDGPSHPQAPSPWLTPDPASVQVRLLWDVLTPDPNSCPPLYVLWRVHSQIPQRVVWPGPVPASLSLALLESVLRHVGLNEVHKAVGLLLETLGPPPTGLHLQRGIYREILFLTMAALGKDHVDIVAFDKKYKSAFNKLASSMGKEELRQRRAQMPTPKAIDCRKCFGAPPEC from the exons ATGGCGGAGGAGCGGCCCCCCCGGCTGGTGGATTACTTCGTGGTAGCTGGGCTTGCAGGGAACGGAGCACCCATCCCTGAGGAAACGTGGGTTCCTGAACCCAGTGGGCCCCTGCGCCCTCCCCGGCCAGCTGAGCCCATCACAGATGTGGCAGTCATCGCTAGGGCACTGGGCGAGGAAGTGCCCCAGGGCTACACATGCATCCAGGCTTCTGCTGGGGGCCACCCCTTGGAACTCAGTGCTGGGCTTCTTGGTGGAACTCAGCCCGTCATCTGCTACCGCAGGGGCCGTGACAAGCCCCCCCTCGTTGAGCTGGG GGTGTTGTATGAGGGGAAGGAACGTCCCAAGCCTGGCTTCCAAGTGCTTGACACGACACCCTACAGCCACTCAGCAAACCTGTCCCCTCCAGGCCCCGGGCACCCCCGCACCTACCTCACTTACCGGCGGGCAGCAGAGGGGGCAGGGCTGCATGCCCTGGGCGTCACTGACCTCTGCCTGGTGCTGCCCAGTAAGGGCGAGGGCACTCCTCATACTTACTGCCGGCTGCCCCGCAACCTCAACCCTGGCATG AGCTGCTGGGCCGCTACCCGGAGGAGGACAATGAGGCGTTCCCGCTGCCCGAGTCAGTGCCCGTCTTCTGCCTGCCCATGGGGGCCACTATCGAGTGCTGGCCTGCCCAGACCAAGTACCCCGTGCCCGTCTTCTCCACCTTTGTGCTCACGGGTGCTGCTGGTGATAAGGTGGGTGTGTGGAGTATGGCAAGGGGTCCGGGCTATGCAGGGCCTGCCTGACTACCCTTCTGCCCTCTGCCAGGTGTATGGTGCCGCCCTGCAATTCTACGAGGCGTTCTCAAGGGCCAGGCTGTCAGAGCGACAGGCACGGGCACTGGGCCTGCTGAGCGCCGTGGAGCGGGGTCGGGCACTGGGGGGCAGAGCTGTGCGCAGCCGGCGCGCCATCGCTGTGCTGTCCCGCTGGCCTGCCTTCCCTGCCTTCCGCGCTTTCCTCACCTTCCTTTACCGCTACTCCGTCTCAGGCCCCCACCGCCTACCCTTGGAAGC gcacATCTCCCACTTCATTCACAAcgtccccttcccttccccacagAGACCCCGCATCCTAGTGCAG ATGTCTCCCTATGACAACTTGCTCCTCTGTCAGCCTGTATCCTCACCCCTGCCCCTCAG TGGTGCCAGCTTCCTGCAGCTGCTGCAGAGCCTGGGCCCTGAGCTGGCTATCACACTGCTGCTGGCTGTGCTCACAGAGCACAAGCTGCTGGTCCACTCTCTGCGGCCAGACCTGCTCACCAGCGTCTGCGAGGCCCTCGTCTCG ATGATCTTCCCACTGCACTGGCAGTGCCCCTACATTCCTCTGTGCCCGCTGGTGCTGGCAGATGTGCTGAGTGCCCCAGTGCCCTTCATTGTGGGTATCCACTCCAGCTACTTTGATCTGCATGACCCGCCTGCTGATGTCATCTGTGTCGACCTTGATACCAACACGCTCTTCCA GACTGAGGAAAAGAAGCTCCTCTCCCCTCGGACCCTGCCCCGCAGACCCTACAAGGTTCTGCTGGCCACACTGACAAACCTGTACCAGCAGCTGGACCAGA CATACACAGGACCTGAGGAGGAGGCATCCCTGGAGTTCCTACTGACAGACTACGAGGCAGTGTGTGGCCGCAGGGCCCGGCTGGAGCGCGAAGTCCAAGGAGCGTTCCTCCGCTTTATGGCCTGTCTGCTCAAGGGCTACCGGGTCTTCCTGCGCCCACTCACCCAGGCCCCCTCCGAGGGAGCTCGTGATGTTGACAACCTTTTCTTCCTGCAGG GCTTCCTCAAATCCCGGGAACGCTCCAGCCACAAACTTTACTCTCAGCTGCTGCACACACAGATGTTCTCACAGTTCATTGAGGAGTGCTCTTTTGGCTCTGCTCGCCATGCTGCCCTTGAATTCTTTGACTCTTGTGTTGACAAG GTCCACCCAGAGCAGGAGAAGCCTGAGCCGACACCCTTAGTAGAGCTAGAGGAGCTGTCAGGAAGTGAGCTCACTGTCTTTATCACACCTCCCGAGGAGCCTCCCATACCAGAGGGCAGTGAATCCACTCCCCAGTACTG CTACGATGGATTCCCAGAACTACGGGCTGAGTTGTTTGAGTCTCTTCAAGAGCAACCTGGGGCCCTGCCTGTGCCAGGCCCTTCCCGTAGCGCCCCCAGCAGTCCTGCTCCTCGCCGTACCAAACAG gagatgaaggttgcacaGCGGATGGCACAGAAGTCAGCAGCTGTGCCTGAGCTGTGGGCCCGGTGCCTGCTGGGGCACTGCTATGGGCTGTGGTTCCTGTGTCTGCCTGCCTATGTGCGGTCAGCACCCTCCCGAGTGCAGGCACTGCACACAGCCTACCATGTGTTGCGCCAGATGGAGAGCGGCAAGGTGGTGCTCCCTGATGAG GTGTGTTACCGGGTACTGATGCAGCTCTGCTCACACTATGGGCAGCCTGTGCTGTCTGTGCGGGTCATGCTGGAGATGCGGCAGGCAGGCATTGTGCCCAACACCATCACCTATGGCTACTACAATAAG GCTGTGTTGGAAAGCAAGTGGCCGTCTGGCACACCAGGTGGGCGTCTGCGCTGGGCCAAGCTCCGGAATGTTGTCCTGGGGGCTGCTCAGTTCCGTCAGCCCTTGAGAGAAcggcaacagcagcagcagcagcaggagcaggtgTCAGCACATCAAGAGGCAGGCAGCTCCCAGGCAG AGCCCTATTTGGAGCGCCCTTCCCCTACTCGCCCTCTTCAGCGCCAGACTACTTGGGCTGGGCGAAGTCTGAGAGACCCAGCCTCACCCCCTGGACGCCTGGTGAAGAGTGGTAGCCTGGGCAGTGCCCGAGGGGCACAGCCCACTGTGGAGGCCGGTGTGGCCCACA TGATAGAGGccttgggggtcctggaacccCGGGGATCACCTGTGCCCTGGCACGATGGAAGTCTCTCAGACCTGAGCCTGACGGGGGAGGAGCCGGTCCCTGGAGGCAGCCCAGGGGGCTCAGGCTCAGCCCTGAGTGCCCAGTCCACTGAGGCCCTGGAAGGGCTAAGTGGGCGGGGACCCAAGGCTGGTGGGCGACAGGATGAGGCAGGCACCCCCCGACGAGGGCTGGGTGCCCGCCTCCAACAGCTGCTCACTCCTTCCCGCCACTCCCCCGCCTCCCGCATTCCCCCACCTGAGCTGCCTCCTGACCTGCCTCCCCCAGCCCGCCGCAACCCCATGGACAGTCTTCTGCACCCCCGGGAGCGCCCTGGATCCACTGCATCCGAG AGCTCAGCCTCTCTGGGCAGTGAGTGGGACCTCTCAGAATCTTCTCTCAGCAACCTAAGTCTTCGCCGTTCCTCGGAGCGCCTCAGTGACACCCCTGGATCCTTCCAGTCACCTTCCCTGGAA ATTCTGCTGTCCAGCTGCTCCCTGTGCCGTGCCTGTGATTCACTGGTGTACGATGAGGAAATCATGGCTGGCTGGGCACCTGATGACTCTAACCTCAACACAACCTGCCCCTTCTGCGCCTGCCCCTTTGTGCCCCTGCTCAGTGTCCAGACCCTTGATTCCCGGCCCAG TGTCCCCAGCCCCAAGTCTGCTGGTGCCAGTGGCAGCAAAGATGCTCCTGTCCCTGGAGGTCCTGGCCCTGTGCTCAGCGACCGCAGGCTCTGCCTTGCTCTGGATGAGCCCCAGCTCTGCAACGGGCACATGGGG GGAGCCTCCCGACGGGTTGAGAGTGGGGCATGGGCATACCTGAGCCCCCTGGTGCTGCGTAAGGAGCTGGAGTCGCTGGTAGAGAATGAGGGCAGTGAGGTGCTGGCGTTGCCTGAACTGCCCTCTGCCCACCCCATCATCTTCTGGAACCTTTTGTGGTATTTCCAACGGCTACGCCTGCCCAGTATTCTACCAGGCCTGGTGCTGGCCTCCTGTGATGGGCCTTCGCACCCCCAG GCCCCATCTCCTTGGCTAACCCCTGATCCAGCCTCTGTTCAGGTACGGCTGCTGTGGGATGTACTGACCCCTGACCCCAATAGCTGCCCACCTCTCTATGTGCTCTGGAGGGTCCACA GCCAGATCCCCCAGCGGGTGGTATGGCCAGGCCCAGTACCTGCATCCCTTAGTTTGGCACTGTTGGAGTCAGTGCTGCGCCATGTTGGACTCAATGAAGTGCACAAGGCTGTGGGGCTCCTGCTGGAAACTCTAGGGCCCCCACCCACTGGCCTGCACCTGCAGAG GGGAATCTACCGTGAGATATTATTCCTGACAATGGCTGCTCTGGGCAAGGACCACGTGGACATAG TGGCCTTCGATAAGAAGTACAAGTCTGCCTTTAACAAGCTGGCCAGCAGCATGGGCAAGGAGGAGCTGAGGCAGCGGCGGGCACAGATGCCCACTCCCAAGGCCATTGACTGCCGAAAATGTTTTGGAGCACCTCCAGAATGCTAG